The Chamaesiphon minutus PCC 6605 DNA window CTTAGATTCACGAGCGAGCGATTCAGAAGCTCGCTCGGATACTCACTTCCGATCGAACCCAGTTGAGATCTGTTCGGAAAGAATCGAGCGACCGATATTATCCAGATGGGCGGGAAACCCACCCATTCAACTGCGTAAACAAAAGACACAACCGCTGTTTGACTGTCTAACCAAACATGATTGGATCTGTGATGCGGCTTTTACCCGTTTTGCAGGTAATAAGTAGGGTACCCACGCGGTGGGCAACCCATAGCTCGATCGAGCTGTAGTGGCCATCGTGAGTACCCTAAATTTATAATTCGACTAATCTTGTCAAACTAGTGTCGATCGCACCTTCGCTAGCCGTATTGACCGCTCATAGGTGTTTTTACGACTGAATTATAATGTTCCCGAGCGGATTCCTCATAATCGATCGTCATTTGAACTGGCTTGCAACGTTTGATTGCTACCTGAATACCTTGGGCTGATTCACCTTCTAAGTCTTCGACATAGCCCACTTTAGCCTCGTCAGCTTCCACAGCGGTCGCGAACGGCCCAAAATAATAGGTACAGTGAGGCCGTTCTGTGGTAATTTCGACCCACCAAGCTTGTCCTACGAGGTGGAGCGCACTGCTCCAGATATCTTGAATATTCATTGGTATAGATTCCGCCGATTCAAAAGAGGTTAATAAGTTGATGGACTTTGAAGAATATTAAGGCTTAGATACTAAATAATCCCAAAATATCTGCTTAACATTCAAAAGAGGTTAATAAGTTGATGGACTTTGAAGAATATTAAGGCTTAGATACTAAATAATCCCAAAATATCTGCTTAACGCTCAGAAAGCCGTAACATATTTGACAAACGCTGGCGCGATATTTCATATAGGCACATCGCAGCAGCATTGGCGGCGTTCAAACTGGGTGTTTTTCCGCTCAATGGAATCGACACCAAATGGTCGCAACCTTTTTGAGTTAGCAAACTCAGTCCGTCGCCCTCAGAGCCAATGGCGAGCGCGACGGGACGTCGATCGGTAAAATCGACGCTATAGACTGCCTGTTCGGCATCAGCCGTGGTGCCATAAATCCAGAAGCCAGCTTCTTTGAGTTGACTTAAAGCGCGGCTGAGATTGACGACACGAGCGACGGGCAGGTGCTCTAGTGCGCCAGCGGCTACTTTTAGCACGGTGGAAGTGATCCCAACAGCGCGACGCTGGGGGATAATGACGCCTTGTGCGCCGAGTGCTTCTGCGGTGCGCACGATCGAGCCGAGATTTTGGGGATCGGTAATGCCGTCGGCGACGACGATAACGGGTGCATCTGAAGCTGCTAATGCTTGGGCGATTAGCTCTTCGATTTCTAGATAGTCATGGGGGGCGACTTGGGCGACAATCCCCTGATGGTTGCCACCATTGGCTAGATAGCTCAATCTTTGGTTGTCCACTTCATCGACTACCGTACCATTAGCTTTGGCTTGGTCGATGAGGGTGAAGAAGGCGGGATGGTGGCGGAGTTTGGAAAGTACCCAGATTCGATTGATTTGGCGTTCGTTTTCGATCGCGGTGAAGACTGAGTGCTTACCGTACAAATAATCGGTGACTTCTTCTTCGGTAATTTCTGGTGCGGGGGGATCTTGCCAACCGCCGCGATTGTTGCGGCTAGGCGGACGATCGCGCCATTCTTTGGGTTTGCCGCCAAAATCTTGGCCGCGATCTTCCGGACGGCGTTGGCGGAGCCTCTCAGAATGAGAATCGCTAAATTTCGACGGACGGTCGTCTTGACGGCGATCGCTGAATTTGGAAGGACGGTCGTCTCGATTGAAATTAGGACGAGGGGGTCGGCGATCCGCGCCATCCCGATCGCCCCGACGATCGCCAAAGGAATCGTCTCCACGAGGCTTATAACCGTCCTGACGGGGTGAAAAATCTTTGGAACGTTCTGGACGAGGTACGCCCCAATCCTGACGATCCTCGCGGGGCTTATCCTGACGACCGAATTTCCGATCGGGCTTGGGTCTGTCGAAACTCGATCCGCCTTCAGTCGGACGCGGACGATAGCTACGATCTCGATCGAAATTATTTGCACCATCGGTCTTGCGCGGACGACGATCTCCCGCGCGGTCGTCGGGTTTGCCGCGATAACTGGAGTCGCCACCTTCTTTACGACGCGGTGCGTCGCTGGGGCGATATCTGTCCGAACTACTAGGTCTACTATCCGCACTGCGGCTGGGGCGATAATCGCGCTCCCCACTTCCCGAACCGTCGCGATCTCCTTGACGTGGGAAAGGTTTGCCGCCACTAGAGCGACGAGGTTTAAATACCATGTGATGTTAGCTAATTATTATGGGGCTGGAGCCGGATCGAGTGGGAGTAGAGCGAGTAACTCCCACAGCCGTGGGGGATCGGTAATATGAAGATAACCGATTAATGTCTCAAAACTGGTAGCCTGCTGATAAACTTCGGGATCGAGGCGACGCGGACGACCACTCGCCGCATTCCTTCCTCGCCGGATGGCATCCAATTCTACGGATGTCAGATGGGGTAGGAGTAGTTGCAGATGACTAGACTGCGCTTCAGCACGTACTTGTGCGACAACTTGACGATGATAATCATGAGAACGTTTAGGCGGAAACAAAAATCTCGTGCGAACGTATAGTTCGTACACAGCATCGCCCAAATATGCTAGAGCTGCTGGTGACAGTTGCGGCACTTGGTTGGGGTGGATAGCTAAAATATTCGGCTGTTGCCAGCTTGGTGGTAGCTCGGTTTCACCCACAGCGATCTCTAATTAGCTAGATAATTTTGACTCAGCTTTCCGATTTTATCAAGATTTCTCGAAACTGGTAGGAATTGATAGATTTTGACATTAAACTTAGCAGCTAGGCAATTCGGGATGAGCGGTCTCTTATCTTACACGATCGCCGACCTACCCAATCAATTACGACCGATCCCAAATCCGGTCTGAATTTCGCGGCGGTTGGCAACAGTTTCAGCAGATGTGGGATGACAAAAACGCCACCAACCCAGTGATGGCACCCTGACATAACTATTAATTATTACGAGATCGGTCATGTTAATAATGCCGATCTCCGTTATTTTTACCCTGGTTCGATTCGTGCTAATGCAGCATCGACAGAGGTTTGAAGCGATAAGAACTGCTCTAATCTTACGAGTTTGACAGTTTGGGTTACCCGCGCATTCGTAACGATTTGAACGGTTCCTTGGACACCTTGAGCTTTTTTGACTAGTTGCACGAGCGCGCCTAGTCCCGAACTATCGACAAAATCGATTTTGGATAAATCTAAAATCAGATTTA harbors:
- the rlmB gene encoding 23S rRNA (guanosine(2251)-2'-O)-methyltransferase RlmB gives rise to the protein MVFKPRRSSGGKPFPRQGDRDGSGSGERDYRPSRSADSRPSSSDRYRPSDAPRRKEGGDSSYRGKPDDRAGDRRPRKTDGANNFDRDRSYRPRPTEGGSSFDRPKPDRKFGRQDKPREDRQDWGVPRPERSKDFSPRQDGYKPRGDDSFGDRRGDRDGADRRPPRPNFNRDDRPSKFSDRRQDDRPSKFSDSHSERLRQRRPEDRGQDFGGKPKEWRDRPPSRNNRGGWQDPPAPEITEEEVTDYLYGKHSVFTAIENERQINRIWVLSKLRHHPAFFTLIDQAKANGTVVDEVDNQRLSYLANGGNHQGIVAQVAPHDYLEIEELIAQALAASDAPVIVVADGITDPQNLGSIVRTAEALGAQGVIIPQRRAVGITSTVLKVAAGALEHLPVARVVNLSRALSQLKEAGFWIYGTTADAEQAVYSVDFTDRRPVALAIGSEGDGLSLLTQKGCDHLVSIPLSGKTPSLNAANAAAMCLYEISRQRLSNMLRLSER
- a CDS encoding Mini-ribonuclease 3, which gives rise to MGETELPPSWQQPNILAIHPNQVPQLSPAALAYLGDAVYELYVRTRFLFPPKRSHDYHRQVVAQVRAEAQSSHLQLLLPHLTSVELDAIRRGRNAASGRPRRLDPEVYQQATSFETLIGYLHITDPPRLWELLALLPLDPAPAP
- a CDS encoding STAS domain-containing protein; its protein translation is MSLRGTREVKDNYQLFRLTGLLDAFSEPTFRKVMDKCVEEGPINLILDLSKIDFVDSSGLGALVQLVKKAQGVQGTVQIVTNARVTQTVKLVRLEQFLSLQTSVDAALARIEPG
- a CDS encoding DUF1816 domain-containing protein: MNIQDIWSSALHLVGQAWWVEITTERPHCTYYFGPFATAVEADEAKVGYVEDLEGESAQGIQVAIKRCKPVQMTIDYEESAREHYNSVVKTPMSGQYG